In Anseongella ginsenosidimutans, one genomic interval encodes:
- the mutY gene encoding A/G-specific adenine glycosylase, protein MDFAKIIANWYRANKRDLPWRETKDPYLIWLSEIILQQTRVEQGLPYYYRFAERFPTVADLADADEDQVMKLWQGLGYYSRARNMHATAKTVYQQRGRAFPSSYSELIRLKGIGEYTASAISSFAANEARAVVDGNVYRLLSRYSGAGIPIDTTAGKKYFSALAADLLDKDDPGVHNQAVMEFGARQCRPARPFCSACPLASGCAALKEGKVGLLPVKSKRPRTRERYFNYLMIRDKGQIWLNKRGSGDIWQSLYDFPLVETPAPVDEAGLFQLEDFRKILKDREYLVISVSQTLKHVLSHQVIHARFWELELKGYLKPESKYITVEEKEMEAYAFPKLITNYLENNL, encoded by the coding sequence GCAAACTGGTACCGGGCAAACAAACGGGACCTGCCCTGGAGGGAGACGAAGGACCCCTACCTGATATGGCTGTCGGAAATAATACTGCAGCAGACAAGAGTAGAGCAGGGCCTCCCTTATTATTATCGTTTTGCCGAAAGGTTTCCTACTGTCGCTGACCTTGCAGATGCGGACGAAGACCAGGTGATGAAACTATGGCAGGGCCTGGGATATTATTCGCGCGCCCGTAATATGCATGCTACCGCTAAAACGGTATATCAACAGCGGGGCCGGGCCTTCCCCTCTTCTTACTCCGAGCTGATCCGCCTGAAAGGAATCGGGGAGTATACCGCTTCTGCCATTTCTTCATTTGCGGCGAATGAGGCCAGGGCAGTAGTTGACGGAAACGTATACCGCCTCCTTTCCCGGTATTCCGGCGCCGGCATCCCCATTGACACAACTGCAGGGAAAAAATATTTTTCCGCCCTCGCCGCGGATCTCCTGGACAAAGATGATCCGGGCGTACATAACCAGGCCGTTATGGAGTTCGGCGCCAGGCAATGCCGCCCTGCCAGGCCCTTCTGTTCTGCATGCCCCCTCGCTTCCGGTTGTGCGGCCCTGAAGGAAGGGAAGGTTGGCCTGCTGCCGGTAAAGTCAAAACGGCCGCGCACCCGGGAAAGATATTTCAATTACCTGATGATCCGGGACAAGGGACAGATCTGGCTGAACAAGCGGGGCAGCGGAGATATCTGGCAAAGCTTGTATGACTTTCCACTTGTTGAAACACCGGCCCCGGTGGACGAGGCCGGCTTATTTCAGCTGGAGGATTTCCGGAAAATTTTGAAAGACAGGGAATATTTAGTAATATCAGTTTCTCAAACGCTTAAGCATGTGCTGTCGCACCAGGTGATACATGCCCGCTTCTGGGAGCTGGAATTAAAAGGGTACCTAAAGCCGGAAAGTAAGTATATTACCGTGGAAGAGAAGGAAATGGAAGCCTATGCGTTCCCTAAATTAATTACAAACTATCTGGAAAATAATCTATAA
- a CDS encoding single-stranded DNA-binding protein: MSGINKVILVGHLGKDPEIRHMEGGVSKASFPLATSEFYTKDGQRVEQTEWHNIVVWRGLADIAEKYLHKGKLVYVEGKLRTRSWDDKEGNKRYMTEVVADNFTMLGRRSDHENQGGNESYGGGNTNRGGSGNSRDAAGGSEGLNVRADDNPEDDLPF, encoded by the coding sequence ATGTCAGGCATCAATAAAGTAATTTTAGTAGGCCACTTGGGCAAGGATCCCGAGATCAGGCACATGGAAGGCGGCGTTTCAAAAGCATCTTTTCCTCTGGCTACCTCTGAATTTTATACCAAAGACGGACAAAGAGTCGAACAAACCGAATGGCATAATATTGTAGTATGGCGCGGACTTGCGGACATTGCCGAAAAATATCTTCACAAAGGCAAGCTGGTTTACGTGGAGGGAAAACTCCGCACACGCTCCTGGGACGATAAGGAAGGAAACAAGCGTTACATGACCGAAGTAGTAGCCGATAACTTTACCATGCTGGGAAGACGCAGCGACCACGAAAACCAGGGCGGCAACGAAAGCTACGGCGGTGGCAACACAAACCGCGGAGGCTCCGGTAATTCCCGGGACGCCGCCGGGGGCTCCGAAGGCCTCAATGTAAGGGCCGACGACAATCCCGAGGACGATCTTCCATTCTAG
- the aspS gene encoding aspartate--tRNA ligase, with protein MLRTHTCGELNLENLNTDVTLCGWVQRSRDLGGMTFIDLRDRYGLTQLVFNMEDNPELCSRARELGREFVIKARGTVVERSNKNPKMPTGDIEIKASELEVLNVSKVPPFIIEDETDGGEDLRAKYRYLDLRRGIVRKNLEIRHKLAAETRRYLDRQDFIEVETPVLIKSTPEGARDFVVPSRMNPGEFYALPQSPQTFKQLLMVSGMDRYFQIVKCFRDEDLRADRQPEFTQIDCEMSFVTRDDILQTFEGLINHLFREIKGRDIGHLPHISYADAMRKYGNDKPDTRFGMTFTELKSTLGETDLTGGKGFKVFDDAGLVAGICVEGAAGYTRKQLDELTEWVKRPQIGATGLVYARYNNDGTVKSSVDKFYDENDLQKWVQAFGAREGDLMLVLAGEPAKTRKALSELRLEMGNRLGLRPKDTFQALWVVDFPLLEWDEETARWHAMHHPFTSPVPGDIHLLESDPGRVRANAYDMVINGNEVGGGSIRIHDKTLQQKMFNVLGFSPEDAQSQFGFLMDAFEFGAPPHGGIAFGFDRLCAIFSGLDSIRDVIAFPKNNSGRDVMIDSPSRISKEQLDELQINVK; from the coding sequence ATGCTACGTACCCATACCTGCGGCGAACTCAACCTCGAAAACCTTAATACGGATGTAACTCTTTGTGGCTGGGTGCAGCGTTCCCGCGATCTTGGGGGAATGACTTTCATTGACCTTCGTGACCGCTACGGCCTCACACAACTGGTATTTAATATGGAAGACAACCCGGAACTTTGCTCCCGCGCAAGGGAGTTAGGCCGGGAGTTTGTAATTAAGGCCCGCGGAACGGTTGTTGAACGAAGCAATAAGAACCCGAAAATGCCTACGGGCGATATTGAAATAAAGGCAAGCGAACTGGAAGTACTGAACGTTTCAAAGGTTCCGCCTTTTATAATTGAAGACGAAACCGACGGCGGCGAAGACCTTAGGGCAAAATACCGTTATCTTGACCTGAGGAGGGGAATTGTCCGTAAAAACCTGGAGATCAGGCATAAACTGGCAGCGGAAACCCGCCGTTACCTGGACCGCCAGGACTTCATTGAAGTGGAAACGCCGGTACTGATCAAATCTACCCCGGAAGGAGCCAGGGATTTCGTCGTGCCGAGCCGGATGAATCCGGGCGAGTTCTATGCCTTGCCCCAATCTCCGCAAACATTCAAGCAGCTGCTCATGGTATCGGGCATGGACCGTTACTTCCAGATTGTAAAATGCTTCCGCGACGAGGACCTGCGGGCCGACAGGCAGCCAGAATTCACCCAGATTGATTGTGAAATGTCCTTCGTTACGCGGGATGACATACTTCAAACGTTCGAAGGGCTGATCAACCATCTTTTCAGGGAAATAAAAGGCCGCGACATTGGCCATCTGCCTCATATATCTTATGCCGATGCTATGCGGAAATATGGCAACGACAAACCCGATACCCGCTTCGGAATGACTTTCACAGAGCTGAAAAGCACTTTGGGCGAAACAGACCTTACCGGCGGAAAAGGGTTCAAGGTATTCGATGATGCAGGACTGGTAGCTGGTATTTGCGTGGAAGGCGCTGCCGGTTATACCCGCAAACAGCTGGACGAGCTTACCGAATGGGTAAAACGCCCGCAGATAGGAGCTACAGGCCTTGTCTACGCCCGTTATAATAATGACGGCACGGTAAAATCGTCTGTCGATAAGTTTTACGATGAAAACGACCTGCAGAAATGGGTGCAGGCTTTCGGGGCGCGTGAAGGCGATCTGATGCTTGTGCTTGCCGGCGAGCCCGCCAAAACCCGGAAAGCGCTTTCTGAACTCCGCCTTGAAATGGGCAACCGCCTGGGGCTGCGTCCCAAAGATACTTTCCAGGCGCTTTGGGTGGTAGACTTCCCCCTGCTGGAATGGGACGAAGAAACCGCCCGCTGGCACGCCATGCACCATCCCTTTACCTCGCCTGTACCCGGGGACATCCATTTACTGGAAAGCGACCCGGGCCGCGTCCGCGCCAATGCCTATGATATGGTAATTAACGGCAATGAAGTAGGCGGAGGTTCTATCAGGATCCATGACAAAACCCTGCAGCAAAAGATGTTCAACGTACTGGGCTTCAGCCCGGAAGACGCCCAGTCCCAATTCGGCTTCCTGATGGACGCTTTCGAGTTCGGCGCTCCCCCTCATGGCGGCATTGCCTTCGGATTCGACCGCCTTTGCGCGATCTTTTCCGGCCTGGACTCTATCCGCGACGTGATCGCCTTCCCCAAAAATAATTCCGGCCGCGACGTAATGATTGATTCTCCCTCGCGCATTTCCAAAGAACAACTGGACGAGCTGCAGATCAACGTTAAATAA
- a CDS encoding RNA polymerase sigma factor, which produces MEKTTPGYYDELVEGCLKGDRKAQHRFYRKYARSMYNVCLRIVDHSGEAEDILQESFIDAFDRLKEFRMEASVGSWLKRIVINNSVNWLRRRRINWVDIDGEELEIEEQEQDWDEIDMQVQAIREGIRKLSDGYRVVLSLYLLEGYDHEEIGSILHINEASSRSQYLRAKRKLLEILKCRQYERQA; this is translated from the coding sequence TTGGAAAAAACCACGCCCGGGTACTACGATGAACTTGTGGAAGGATGCCTGAAGGGAGACCGGAAGGCACAGCACCGCTTTTACCGGAAATACGCCCGCAGCATGTATAATGTATGCCTGCGCATCGTAGATCACAGCGGTGAGGCGGAAGATATTCTCCAGGAATCTTTCATTGATGCCTTTGACCGGCTGAAAGAATTCCGGATGGAGGCAAGCGTGGGATCCTGGCTGAAAAGGATCGTTATCAATAATTCGGTCAACTGGTTAAGAAGAAGGAGGATCAACTGGGTGGATATAGACGGGGAAGAGCTTGAAATTGAAGAACAGGAACAGGACTGGGATGAGATCGACATGCAGGTGCAGGCTATAAGGGAAGGGATCCGGAAACTGTCGGACGGTTACAGGGTCGTATTGTCCCTCTACCTGCTGGAAGGATACGATCATGAAGAGATAGGCAGTATACTGCATATTAATGAAGCAAGCTCCCGGTCGCAGTACCTGAGAGCAAAACGAAAATTATTGGAAATTCTTAAATGCAGGCAATATGAACGACAGGCTTAG
- a CDS encoding DUF4097 family beta strand repeat-containing protein, protein MKNLPRIFKGSVLLAAILLAGAPLALAQSKKFSKTYPASSGASLSINNQFGNVIIHTWNKNEVQADVSVVVNHGNERKAQELLDAINISSAMQGNEISFKTSIGKDKLNLKGNASMQVNYEVYLPVDIRLDLANKFGNTVLPNLKGSTQIKQSFGNLETGNLTGEENELSVEFSEGSIKIGNVKNLDATFSFSSIAIAGLTGQAEIDVRHCGKFELGAGSGLNSLELDAEYSDVDIELAEDLSAQFDVSTNFGNFRYGSRIHIDEPEEKEESRGPKFNFNYTGTIGKGGNCLLSIDSDFSTINFR, encoded by the coding sequence ATGAAGAATCTTCCGCGAATATTTAAGGGATCTGTTTTACTGGCTGCCATCTTGCTTGCCGGAGCGCCTCTTGCGCTTGCCCAGTCCAAGAAGTTCAGTAAAACTTACCCGGCTTCTTCCGGCGCCTCGCTTTCCATTAACAACCAGTTCGGAAATGTGATCATACACACCTGGAATAAGAACGAGGTGCAGGCGGATGTCAGTGTGGTGGTGAACCATGGGAACGAGCGAAAAGCGCAGGAACTCCTGGATGCTATTAATATCAGTTCAGCCATGCAGGGGAATGAGATAAGCTTCAAAACTTCCATTGGAAAGGATAAGCTTAATCTCAAGGGAAATGCTTCCATGCAGGTGAACTACGAAGTGTACCTGCCTGTTGATATCAGGCTGGATCTTGCGAACAAGTTTGGCAATACCGTCCTTCCCAACCTGAAAGGCAGTACACAGATAAAACAATCCTTCGGGAACCTGGAAACCGGTAACCTTACCGGTGAGGAAAACGAGCTGTCCGTGGAGTTTAGTGAGGGCTCTATCAAGATAGGTAACGTAAAGAACCTGGATGCGACATTTAGTTTTTCCAGCATTGCCATTGCCGGCTTAACCGGGCAAGCGGAAATTGACGTCCGGCATTGCGGGAAATTCGAACTGGGCGCGGGTTCGGGGTTGAACAGCCTGGAACTGGACGCTGAATACTCGGATGTTGATATTGAACTGGCCGAAGATCTGAGTGCGCAATTTGATGTTTCTACCAATTTTGGCAACTTCAGGTATGGCAGCAGAATACATATTGACGAACCTGAAGAAAAGGAAGAAAGCCGGGGCCCGAAATTCAATTTCAATTATACAGGGACTATCGGCAAAGGCGGGAACTGTCTCCTTTCCATCGATTCGGATTTTAGTACCATAAACTTTCGTTGA
- a CDS encoding TerC family protein yields MEWIANPEIWVSLLTLTVLEIVLGIDNIVFISILAGKLPKDQQAKARNWGLGLAMFTRILLLFSITWVMSLTAPLFGVLGQEISGRDLILLAGGLFLIYKSTVEIHEKLEGEEGEKDKKVAHSFAGVISQILLLDIVFSLDSVITAVGMADELWVMITAVVIAVGIMMFSAGPISRFVEKHPTVKMLALSFLVLIGVSLIAEGLEQHIPKGYIYFAMAFSIMVEVLNLRMKKTTVKPVQLRDKYDKSDLNS; encoded by the coding sequence ATGGAATGGATCGCTAACCCCGAGATATGGGTATCCCTGCTGACGCTGACAGTCCTGGAGATAGTGCTGGGAATTGATAATATTGTTTTTATTTCCATTCTGGCCGGGAAGCTCCCTAAGGACCAGCAAGCTAAGGCAAGGAACTGGGGCCTGGGGCTTGCCATGTTTACCCGCATCCTGCTGCTGTTTTCCATCACCTGGGTAATGAGCCTTACGGCGCCATTGTTCGGCGTGCTGGGACAGGAAATTTCAGGCCGGGACCTCATCCTTCTGGCTGGCGGCCTGTTCCTGATCTATAAAAGTACCGTGGAGATTCATGAGAAGCTGGAGGGAGAAGAAGGGGAGAAAGATAAGAAGGTCGCCCATTCCTTTGCAGGAGTTATCTCGCAGATCCTTCTGCTTGACATCGTCTTTTCCCTCGATTCTGTGATTACCGCCGTAGGTATGGCGGATGAATTATGGGTGATGATCACAGCAGTGGTGATAGCCGTGGGCATCATGATGTTTTCTGCCGGGCCCATCAGCCGGTTCGTGGAAAAGCATCCGACGGTGAAAATGCTGGCCCTCAGTTTCCTGGTTCTTATCGGTGTTTCACTTATCGCCGAAGGATTAGAGCAACATATTCCGAAAGGCTATATTTACTTTGCAATGGCCTTCTCCATTATGGTGGAAGTGCTGAACCTGCGGATGAAGAAAACCACGGTTAAACCCGTACAGCTGCGCGATAAATACGACAAGAGCGACCTGAACAGCTAA
- a CDS encoding DUF2007 domain-containing protein has product MAENKLIELRKFDNAGTAHIIKAHLESAGIHCMLAGEDSLGFQPILTSPTGGIRLLVLEPDLKRALAVLAGEDPDEGEDRDSWDTDRYEDPDDATGT; this is encoded by the coding sequence ATGGCAGAAAACAAACTCATCGAACTGCGAAAGTTCGATAACGCGGGAACTGCTCATATCATAAAAGCGCATCTCGAAAGCGCGGGTATTCATTGCATGCTGGCAGGAGAGGACTCACTTGGTTTTCAGCCAATTCTTACCTCGCCAACAGGTGGCATCCGCCTGCTTGTCCTGGAACCGGACCTGAAAAGAGCCCTGGCGGTCCTGGCCGGGGAAGACCCGGATGAAGGCGAGGATCGTGATTCCTGGGATACTGATCGTTACGAGGATCCCGATGACGCAACAGGAACTTAG
- a CDS encoding META domain-containing protein, translating into MHFLQLSMLGLLLILQQTCSRNEDYSHKELLNTPWELVSINQETIDSALKEPTLLFEESGSKANGFAGCNQFFGTYSLSADSLSFSGLGSTKMFCEQSQELEGQYLGRLSEVTHFVVSQNGSALTLLSNAVPVLEFKKGEAD; encoded by the coding sequence ATGCACTTTTTACAATTAAGCATGCTGGGCTTGCTGCTGATACTGCAGCAAACCTGTAGCCGCAATGAAGATTACAGCCATAAAGAACTGCTGAATACTCCCTGGGAACTGGTTTCCATTAACCAGGAAACGATTGATTCAGCGCTGAAGGAACCTACGCTGCTCTTTGAGGAAAGCGGTTCAAAAGCAAACGGTTTTGCTGGATGCAACCAATTCTTTGGCACCTATTCATTAAGCGCTGATTCGCTTTCCTTTTCAGGACTGGGTTCCACTAAAATGTTTTGCGAGCAATCCCAGGAACTGGAAGGTCAATACCTTGGCCGGCTGAGCGAGGTAACGCATTTCGTTGTATCTCAAAACGGAAGCGCGCTTACCTTGCTTAGCAATGCCGTTCCCGTACTGGAATTTAAGAAAGGGGAGGCTGACTAA
- a CDS encoding carboxymuconolactone decarboxylase family protein has translation MQRISFQELPEGFYRTMSEVEQYINNCGLELRFLELIRYRISLINHCAYCLDMHFKEAIHHGEEPLRLYSLAAWKETGYFSEKEALGLELAERLTELSGSHVDDELYQRLRQHFSKQEIGHLTLAIAHINSWNRITQCFRPEPGKYKVQKQVTVQA, from the coding sequence ATGCAACGAATCTCATTTCAGGAATTACCGGAAGGATTTTACCGGACCATGTCAGAAGTTGAACAGTACATTAACAACTGTGGATTGGAACTTCGTTTTTTGGAACTTATCCGTTACCGGATCTCACTTATCAATCATTGCGCTTATTGCCTTGACATGCATTTCAAAGAGGCTATTCACCACGGGGAAGAACCACTTCGTCTTTATTCCCTGGCGGCATGGAAGGAAACAGGGTATTTCTCGGAGAAAGAAGCGCTTGGCCTGGAACTCGCCGAAAGGCTTACCGAACTTTCAGGTTCCCATGTGGACGATGAGCTTTACCAGCGCCTGCGGCAGCACTTCAGCAAACAGGAAATCGGCCATCTTACCCTGGCGATAGCTCATATCAATTCATGGAACCGGATCACCCAATGTTTCCGGCCCGAGCCCGGGAAATACAAGGTACAAAAGCAAGTTACAGTGCAGGCCTAA
- a CDS encoding sigma-70 family RNA polymerase sigma factor — protein MIEKWKPLLETCAYNILGSREEARDIVQDVLIRLLDRPIDHIDNKKAYLVRAVINRAINAKTRQELARKNYRGSWLPEPVMTASADHHLLQKDILNYSVMVLLEKLTASERAVFILREAFDYTHNEIAEALEISTDSSRQLLRRAKSSLKSPAAKKERARTAFRPDQFLSVIQNREVDKLEALLSEDIVITSDGGGKVLANRIPVTGKPKAVKYLLGVYEKYQKNNQVIPAVINHQPALLHFEGSKLVSCQIFHANEGVVQAIYFVRNPDKLKNLSHISGLTCLTGND, from the coding sequence ATGATTGAAAAGTGGAAGCCTTTACTTGAAACCTGCGCCTACAATATTCTTGGCTCCCGGGAAGAAGCCAGGGACATCGTCCAGGATGTCCTTATCCGCCTTTTGGATAGGCCCATCGATCATATAGACAATAAAAAAGCCTACCTGGTACGGGCAGTTATTAACCGGGCCATTAATGCCAAAACGCGCCAGGAACTGGCCCGGAAAAACTACCGCGGCTCCTGGCTTCCGGAACCGGTAATGACTGCGTCCGCGGACCACCACCTCCTGCAAAAGGATATTCTTAACTACTCGGTAATGGTTTTGCTTGAAAAGTTAACGGCAAGCGAGCGGGCTGTTTTCATTCTCAGGGAAGCTTTTGACTATACGCATAATGAAATAGCCGAAGCATTGGAAATCAGTACCGATAGCTCGCGCCAGTTGCTGCGGAGGGCCAAAAGCAGTTTGAAAAGCCCGGCCGCAAAAAAAGAAAGAGCCCGCACTGCCTTTCGTCCTGACCAGTTTCTTTCCGTCATTCAAAACCGCGAAGTAGACAAACTGGAAGCGCTGCTTTCCGAAGATATCGTGATCACTTCTGACGGCGGCGGAAAGGTACTTGCGAACCGCATTCCCGTAACCGGAAAGCCCAAGGCCGTCAAATACCTGCTGGGCGTTTATGAGAAATATCAGAAAAACAACCAGGTCATTCCTGCCGTGATTAACCATCAGCCTGCCTTATTGCATTTCGAAGGGTCAAAATTGGTTTCCTGCCAGATTTTCCATGCGAATGAGGGAGTTGTCCAGGCAATTTATTTCGTCAGGAACCCGGATAAATTAAAGAACCTGTCACATATTTCCGGCCTTACCTGTCTTACAGGAAACGATTAA
- a CDS encoding TonB-dependent receptor → MKYIIWILLSITCFPFSSYSQAVLSGKVLEAGSGRPLPGASISIPDLARQTLSDEQGLFTLRNLPEGKFTVQVSFLGYKTYAERVILKDFTEKTFSLHVSLLEMREVVVTASASASEDRTNSVSVESVSREELMSRPSANLVDALSNLPGVSQISSGPAVSKPVIRGLSYNRVLTVNNGIKQEGQQWGDEHGLEFDLFSADRVEVLRGPASLLYGSDAMGGVINILDPIPLPDGELKGAITSRYASNNGLTGTSLMLEGNQKGLVWRGRGSYRNAFSYKTPEGFAPNTSFNETSFSGMLGLNKKWGYSHLNVSAYKGNLGFLEHEHAGEHEHAGEHEHAVEHDHAGEEHDHAEEQDGYNRKVGLPLQEVGHIKASLSNNFILGPNQLRANLGFQQNKRREFEHSADEADIAMDLETWTADLKYFMGGKNGFEPVVGLSGSRQENSPGGEELLIPAYRSTEAGAFVYLRKELGSLALNAGARFDYRNVNVKTTENAAGEQQFQGFQRDFSNFSGSIGLAWDLGSGFLLKANAGSAFRAPNISELAANGEHHGVERFETGNASLRSEQSLQLDASIGYVSGIFGMELNGYNNTIYHYIYLRGLAGDSIQHEGEVLPVYRYTQANARLSGLEAVVDLHPFRWLHVGSSFSLVRGQNKETGSDLPFIPAASWNNEIKIEPDLGAAMLSSTYFTLGLSSTFDQKHVDAAFEVPAAGYHLVNASFGTTLLTGRFPINVFISANNLFNVKYISHMSRYRDLGILNAGRNVQFGIHIPFDLN, encoded by the coding sequence ATGAAGTATATTATATGGATACTATTAAGTATCACTTGTTTTCCCTTTTCTTCCTATTCGCAGGCCGTACTCTCCGGCAAGGTATTGGAGGCTGGTTCCGGCAGACCGCTTCCCGGCGCCAGCATATCAATTCCCGATCTTGCCCGGCAAACGCTGTCGGACGAGCAAGGCCTTTTCACCCTTAGGAATCTGCCCGAAGGGAAGTTCACTGTGCAGGTGAGTTTCCTTGGGTATAAAACCTATGCTGAACGGGTGATCCTCAAAGATTTTACAGAAAAAACCTTTTCCCTGCATGTTTCGCTACTTGAAATGAGGGAGGTGGTGGTTACCGCGTCCGCATCTGCCAGCGAAGATAGGACAAACAGCGTATCAGTAGAAAGCGTTTCCCGCGAGGAACTGATGAGCCGGCCGTCTGCCAACCTGGTAGATGCCCTTTCAAACCTTCCCGGCGTTTCACAAATTTCCAGCGGCCCGGCTGTATCGAAACCAGTGATCAGGGGGCTCAGCTATAATCGCGTATTGACGGTAAATAACGGTATTAAACAGGAGGGACAGCAATGGGGCGACGAACATGGGCTTGAATTCGACTTGTTTTCCGCCGACCGGGTTGAGGTACTCCGCGGTCCGGCCAGCCTGTTATACGGCTCGGATGCCATGGGCGGCGTGATCAATATCCTTGACCCTATCCCGCTGCCTGATGGCGAGCTAAAGGGAGCTATTACTTCCAGGTATGCAAGTAATAACGGTTTAACGGGGACCTCCCTGATGCTGGAAGGCAACCAAAAGGGCCTTGTATGGAGGGGAAGAGGGTCCTACCGGAATGCGTTTTCCTATAAAACGCCGGAAGGCTTCGCCCCGAATACCTCTTTTAACGAAACGAGTTTTTCGGGTATGCTTGGCCTTAACAAAAAATGGGGATACAGTCATTTGAACGTATCGGCTTACAAGGGGAACCTGGGTTTCCTTGAACACGAACATGCCGGAGAACACGAACATGCCGGAGAACACGAACATGCTGTGGAACACGATCACGCCGGGGAGGAACACGATCACGCGGAGGAACAGGACGGGTATAACCGGAAAGTAGGGCTTCCCCTGCAGGAAGTAGGGCATATAAAAGCTTCCCTCAGCAATAATTTTATCCTTGGGCCTAACCAGCTGCGCGCCAACCTGGGATTCCAGCAAAACAAGCGGCGGGAGTTCGAACATTCCGCGGACGAGGCGGATATTGCTATGGACCTCGAGACCTGGACAGCCGACCTGAAGTATTTCATGGGCGGAAAAAACGGCTTTGAGCCGGTCGTCGGGCTGTCCGGATCGCGGCAGGAAAACAGCCCGGGCGGGGAGGAACTTCTTATTCCCGCCTATCGGTCAACGGAAGCAGGAGCTTTCGTGTATCTTCGAAAAGAACTTGGATCCTTAGCATTAAATGCCGGCGCAAGATTCGACTACCGGAACGTAAATGTAAAAACAACGGAGAATGCGGCAGGAGAGCAACAGTTCCAGGGCTTTCAGCGGGATTTTTCAAATTTCAGCGGAAGCATCGGCCTGGCCTGGGATCTTGGAAGCGGCTTTTTGCTGAAAGCTAATGCAGGGTCGGCCTTTCGCGCTCCCAATATTTCCGAACTTGCTGCTAACGGAGAACATCACGGAGTGGAACGCTTCGAAACCGGGAACGCTTCCCTTCGCTCTGAGCAAAGTCTTCAGCTGGACGCCAGTATTGGCTATGTTTCCGGGATATTCGGCATGGAACTGAACGGGTACAACAATACCATTTACCATTATATTTACCTTCGGGGCCTGGCCGGCGACAGTATTCAGCATGAGGGCGAAGTCCTGCCGGTTTACCGGTATACACAGGCTAATGCCCGGCTTAGCGGCCTCGAGGCGGTGGTAGATCTGCATCCTTTCCGCTGGCTGCATGTCGGCAGCAGCTTTAGCCTGGTAAGAGGGCAGAACAAGGAAACGGGAAGCGACCTCCCTTTTATCCCCGCTGCGTCCTGGAACAATGAGATAAAAATTGAGCCCGATCTGGGGGCGGCGATGCTGAGCAGCACTTATTTTACGCTGGGGCTTTCCAGTACTTTTGATCAGAAACACGTGGATGCGGCGTTTGAAGTGCCCGCCGCTGGTTATCATCTGGTGAATGCCAGTTTTGGCACGACGCTGTTAACCGGAAGGTTCCCTATAAACGTTTTTATTTCGGCGAATAACCTGTTTAACGTCAAGTATATCAGCCATATGAGCCGTTACAGGGACCTTGGTATCCTGAACGCCGGGCGGAATGTGCAGTTTGGTATACATATTCCCTTCGACCTGAATTAA